In Danaus plexippus chromosome 9 unlocalized genomic scaffold, MEX_DaPlex mxdp_26, whole genome shotgun sequence, the following proteins share a genomic window:
- the LOC116767312 gene encoding uncharacterized protein LOC116767312: MPHKDSKKDLKSVSQKSSMSEYLFGEEIITPRSISLSLILQEEIPASNEWIFVTVFNGHILIETKWHGNQCIQYEALSIDMNQPFYQSMVATCPLFFLLRIAGGKGSKDQDPLLSPDNRAGATVDLFPFVLNEEEIHINVPFIDINSGHKIHYSIDMTAKCPKKSGPNKIPLTLTMLSAHCLPCPREGTVFMSSIALNNIHEPQAVNFGMSLSSASATNLVWASGSNAGFAANTAYAIPNEDSYIPEELVQSVTNECTSFYWNSVTRVLVNADSLRERLTAPFLVEVAGVPRFGKIEVRGRYMAFVDGGVLLESGQYGVTICAKLSHYNEANLPEGVEALLDLPPTSAKTSVRETDLLTDEYGHSAYIVLRFDLYEPLISKSKIATLFEELGYHIPPGHIAPMDELRADQPPEDPAIDVRRIRTEGGALSVHKELSGLACRGTVQMNQSIKRTAANKLLLRTRSLLKQFPPYNCSYLEWQDTVTAQHAACRRAVTASFAPQPPPPRTTSRIAAARSRLTGNMKISNEHIQNNLIAAPHHPRVLLSMALRCLEQGKDSEAQHYILKGLSAQARNRYLLWIFGGMEYNKPDSYEKVNAAFRIAVKGDSSDGITGVVGWAALHAFYHHNQNYYSAFVSARKMRKSFELTSDWKKWLQRWIDTSGEEEIFWIPSSVDTKNPFVIAAAFLLCLRCYSFGGRLLKCAEDGCATRGSRFGSKTVPSVDIFYLRSASCLLQRQLDEALDLTNQGIKRFGPSAMISQMRAICLTCLNGWDGECESALVEADNQGATPCPLLLLQAALGGMKNDPTTALQRAARAHKTAPSAQSALVIARIYMKMSEDSLAERWAAAAVKVEPLLADGWAVLALLAMHSQDIDKARAMMRTVKQTGPISSDINDKLIKIMKILNIETLPDALVKNICFCNYY; encoded by the coding sequence ATGCCTCATAAAGATTCTAAGAAAGATCTCAAATCTGTATCCCAAAAATCTAGTATGagtgaatatttatttgggGAAGAAATTATTACACCGCGATCAATAAGTCTTTCTTTGATTCTACAAGAAGAAATTCCTGCATCAAATGAATGGATATTTGTAACTGTATTTAATggtcatattttaatagaaactaAATGGCATGGTAACCAATGTATACAATATGAAGCCCTATCAATAGATATGAATCAGCCATTTTATCAGTCAATGGTGGCTACATgtccattattttttttgttacgtaTTGCAGGAGGGAAAGGATCTAAGGACCAGGATCCCTTACTCAGTCCCGATAATCGAGCTGGAGCCACAGTGGATTTGTTTCCCTTTGTTTTAAACGAAGAAGAAATACACATAAACGTtccttttattgatattaattcaggacataaaattcattattcaaTTGATATGACGGCTAAATGTCCAAAGAAATCCGGTCCTAACAAAATCCCCTTAACACTTACAATGCTTTCCGCGCACTGCTTACCTTGTCCCAGAGAGGGTACTGTTTTTATGAGCTCCAtagctttaaataatattcatgagCCCCAAGCCGTTAACTTCGGTATGTCCCTAAGCAGTGCAAGTGCTACGAATCTTGTATGGGCATCCGGTAGTAATGCTGGTTTTGCTGCTAACACTGCATATGCTATTCCAAATGAAGATTCTTATATTCCCGAAGAGTTAGTTCAGTCAGTAACTAACGAGTGCACTTCATTTTATTGGAATTCTGTTACACGTGTCCTTGTGAATGCAGATAGTCTACGTGAAAGATTAACTGCTCCATTCCTGGTAGAAGTTGCAGGAGTTCCTCGATTTGGAAAAATAGAAGTGAGGGGACGTTACATGGCATTTGTCGATGGAGGAGTATTATTGGAATCTGGACAATATGGTGTGACGATTTGCGCTAAACTTTCTCATTACAATGAAGCTAACTTGCCTGAAGGTGTGGAAGCTCTTCTCGATTTACCACCAACTAGTGCCAAAACAAGCGTACGTGAAACAGACTTGTTAACAGACGAATATGGCCATAGtgcttatattgttttaagattTGATTTATACGAACCATTAATTTCTAAATCTAAAATAGCTACACTTTTTGAGGAGTTGGGTTATCATATTCCTCCGGGCCACATCGCACCGATGGATGAATTACGAGCTGATCAACCGCCTGAGGATCCTGCGATAGATGTTCGACGTATAAGAACTGAAGGCGGGGCATTATCAGTACACAAGGAGTTAAGTGGATTGGCCTGCAGAGGCACTGTACAAATGAATCAAAGTATTAAAAGGACTGCAGcaaacaaattgttattacGTACTAGATCGTTGCTCAAACAATTTCCTCCATATAATTGTTCATACCTGGAGTGGCAAGATACTGTCACCGCACAGCACGCTGCTTGTCGTCGGGCTGTGACAGCGTCATTCGCTCCACAACCTCCTCCGCCTCGCACGACGTCAAGAATTGCGGCAGCGAGGAGTCGATTAACTGGGAATATGAAAATTTCGAATGaacatatacaaaataatcttatCGCTGCACCTCACCATCCTAGAGTGTTACTTTCAATGGCATTACGTTGTCTCGAGCAAGGGAAAGATTCCGAAGCAcagcattatattttaaagggaTTGAGTGCGCAGGCTAGAAATAGATACTTATTATGGATATTTGGAGGGATGGAGTACAACAAACCAGATTCGTACGAAAAAGTCAATGCAGCATTCCGTATCGCTGTTAAGGGCGATAGCTCAGACGGTATAACAGGAGTTGTTGGTTGGGCGGCATTGCACGCTTTTTATCATCACAACCAGAATTATTATTCTGCTTTTGTGTCTGCTCGAAAAATGAGAAAGTCTTTTGAATTAACAAGCGACTGGAAGAAATGGTTACAGCGATGGATAGACACGAGCGGAGAGGAGGAAATATTTTGGATTCCTTCAAGTGTGGACACTAAAAATCCGTTTGTAATTGCAGCTGCGTTTTTACTTTGCTTAAGATGTTATAGCTTCGGCGGAAGGCTCTTAAAATGTGCTGAAGATGGGTGTGCTACGCGAGGATCTCGTTTTGGGTCGAAAACAGTGCCTtctgtagatattttttatttgaggtCTGCTTCCTGTTTATTACAGCGTCAGTTAGACGAAGCGCTAGACTTAACAAACCAGGGCATAAAAAGGTTCGGGCCTTCCGCTATGATATCTCAAATGCGTGCAATTTGCTTGACATGTCTCAATGGTTGGGACGGTGAATGTGAGAGTGCGCTTGTCGAAGCTGACAATCAAGGCGCTACGCCGTGTCCTCTGCTATTATTACAGGCTGCATTAGGTGGAATGAAAAACGATCCGACAACTGCCTTGCAACGTGCCGCCCGAGCTCATAAAACTGCGCCATCAGCGCAATCTGCTCTTGTCATTGCTCGTATATACATGAAGATGAGCGAAGATAGCTTGGCTGAGCGTTGGGCCGCTGCAGCAGTGAAGGTGGAACCGTTACTTGCTGATGGTTGGGCAGTATTAGCTCTTTTAGCAATGCACAGTCAAGATATTGATAAAGCCAGGGCTATGATGCGAACCGTGAAACAGACTGGCCCTATTAGTTCTGATATTaatgacaaattaattaaaattatgaagatCCTGAATATTGAAACACTTCCAGACGCTttggtgaaaaatatttgtttttgcaaTTACTATTGA